TGTGGGCGGACAGCGTGGCGCCGAGACCGGCGGCAAGGAGTTCGAGCGAGTGCTGGAGGCACTCCTCCTCCGTATGTCCGACGGGACCCACCCTCAGGGATCCCTGCTGCCGCCCCAGCGCGAGCTGGCCCAGGAGCTGTCGGTCTCCAGGGACACCATCCAACGGGTACTGAAGGAGCTCTCGGAGCGAGGGCTCGTCGAGTCCCGGCAGGGCAGCGGCTCAAGGGTGATCGCAGCACCGCCGACACAGCGGCGGCAGCCCGCCGACCGCCGGACGCATCCGGGCCGTGCGAAGCTCGGGCCGCAACTGGCCCTGGCATTCGCTCGGCCCGAAGTCGTCCTGGACGTCTTCACCTTCACGTCCGAGTCCCTGGCCGCACACATCTGGCTCCAGGCTGAGCGGATCCGCTCCGGCGAGGTGGCTCCGCAGCGCATCGCTCTGCGCATGCTGCTGCCCTCGGAGAACATGCAGCTGCCCTATCCATACGCGATCGACGACCCGGACGACCCCCGGCCGCTGGAGCGGGTGCGCGGGATAACCCGCCGCAACACGAAGTCGTTGCGGCTCGCCCTGGAGGAACTGAAGGCCGAGAGGTTCGTGGCGGACGTCGACGTCTCGGTCCGGTGGGCCCCGATCACCCCGGCGTTCAAGCTCTACCTGTTCCACGGCACCGAAGCCCTGCACGGCATGTACA
The DNA window shown above is from Streptomyces chartreusis and carries:
- a CDS encoding winged helix-turn-helix domain-containing protein: MGGQRGAETGGKEFERVLEALLLRMSDGTHPQGSLLPPQRELAQELSVSRDTIQRVLKELSERGLVESRQGSGSRVIAAPPTQRRQPADRRTHPGRAKLGPQLALAFARPEVVLDVFTFTSESLAAHIWLQAERIRSGEVAPQRIALRMLLPSENMQLPYPYAIDDPDDPRPLERVRGITRRNTKSLRLALEELKAERFVADVDVSVRWAPITPAFKLYLFHGTEALHGMYKVVERPIVLDEGTIPAIDVIGLGAVLEHYVADDDPDSPGSVFVSERQTWFDSVWNYLAKD